The Lutra lutra chromosome 1, mLutLut1.2, whole genome shotgun sequence genomic sequence TCCTACTGGAGGGCCCAATAATCTCTATTCATTTTTGCAAtgatttcattttggggaaaaatttttGGATCATAAGGAAAAACACAGGCATCCCTGCTGGACTGTGCGGACTCTGTGGAGCAAACTGCTACCATGAGCCACCTGAGCATTAGTTTAGGTGTCAGGGCTCGCTTTGGGAGGCATATACATGTATGCAAGTGTGCACAGACACGTGTGCATTTTGGGGGAGGATCCCCAGACCCAAGTGTGAATATCAGTGTTCTGGTGGGTGGCAGGGGAGAAGACTGCACTCATCAAGCAGCCACGAGATGAACTGTGGGCATTATAAGAAGCCTAGAATCGGTACCTGTGTGCATGTGAGAAGCCTGGGGGTCAAAAACTTGCCTGCGGGTCATGGCTGAGGTGCCAGGCAGGGGCTTCATTCTAACAGCCTATCTACTCCAGCAACACAGTCTAGTAGGGACTCTTTTCTCCCCACACCTTGAGATGGAAGCCTCAGAGAACGGATATAGGCCTTTGAATGGGGttaaaggagagagaggctgagggGCCCAGGAGACGTGGGCCATGGTTGCCCTAGTGGCAGCctggggtgcggggggtgggggggcggtgcaTATCAACAGCAGAAGCTGTAGGGAAACTGAGCTCGTCCCAACACCCGAGCAGAGGATACACTGCTGAAGTAAACCATGATGGTGGTGAAGACTGGAATTTATTTAGTCTGCCTACTGAACTCAGACCTTCTATAAAGCTATTATTAATGTGCCTCTGAAGAAATTTAACccagaagacaaaagagaaaattgcaATACATTTAACTAcgtaaaagtaaaaaatattcctACATCATTTAAGAAAACACATACGTGCATAAGCAAAGTCATACAAtaaatgacaaagtggaaaaaaataagcaaagctcACAGCACAGACAAAAGTCTAATCTTACTAACATAGAGAGACTCTGAGtaatcaacaagaaaaagacCAACAACCCAAAAGAAAGTAGGTCAAAGGACATGAAGATGCAttatcaggaaagaaaaacaaaaggacctcaaatgtgaaaagatgttcaacttcacttaattttgaaaaaggcaaataaaaacaactctgaaatgtcatttttcatgtagcagaatattaaaaaaatatataagatctGACAACATGCTCAGCTGGAGAACCTGTGAAGAAATGGGTACTGGGAGCACAAAACAGTAAAAACACCAGGAGGGGCAATGTTTGACAAACACCATGTGCCTCTTGATATAATAAAACTATAgtcttgacaaaaaaaaaaaaaaaaaaaattaaacctacaTTTGACCAATTCTTCAATCAACTACCAATGTATGGGAAATAttagaaacagagaagagggacactgcctggctggctcagttgacagagcatgtgactcttgacgtCAGGTTGTAAGTTCAAATCCCACTTTGggtgcagaaattacttaaaataaaaattataaatgatatatatttaaaaaaaaaaaaagaaaaagaaagagaaacatcaCAGAAGTGCTATCAACAAAATCCAGACCCCAGGAAACTCTTCAAGACAAATTGAtctagtttcttcaataaataagatatacaggagtttctgggtttttgttttttttttccaactatgTGCATTTAATTActggataaacatttttttttaagtttatttaagtgatttctatacccactgtgggacttgaactcatgaccctgagattaagagtcatgtgctccaccaactgagccagccagttccccaaacatttttcactttttaaagaaaatattttattaattaatttatttatttgagagagagagagaggaaactgagcaggagacagagggagaaagaatctgaagcagactctgcaatgagcagaaagaacccaacacagggcttgatcctgaccaatggtgagatcatgacctgagctgaaatcaagagtcagaggcttaaccaactgaactacccagatgcccccacatttttcattcttaaaaaaaatttttttttaaagtacatggtAGCATTTGAATAGACTGTAGACTCCTTAAAGGCATGGACATCTCTTTTTCTACTACATACTATAGTATGCTAACTGGTATTTAGCAGGTACTCAATATTATCTAAATAAATGAACCAGTGAATTACTGAGATAATCCAAATGGTCTTAACTTTAGTGATATGAGAAGCAGGAAATACTGGGAGtaccagaagagagaaaagatagcaacttgtaaatatttattttataggccCAGTAGAAACAACATAGATGGCAATCTGTAACAACAGAACTTAGCTTAAAGATCAATGGCTTATTACTCTTTATTTTGTAATCTACTTTATCTGGACTTTGACAATTTTGAGGTGTTACAGTACTAAACTGCTTGCTACCTAGAGAAAAATTCCCTTGTTACTGATCAATCTTAAATTTCTAACTGTCTCTAAACatcattttaaagagaagtatcaataatgacaataatagaaatatcaataataattaataatacatcattatttctttttttaaacctgttgATAATCCTCAAATCTATCACTACAAAATCTGGCTCTCATATAAatcagtcatttaaaatattttatttatttatttgaaagacagagatcacaagtaggcagagaggcaggcagagagagaggaggaagcaggctccccactgatcagagagcccaatgcggggctcgatcccaggaccctgggatcatgacctgagccaaaggcagaggctttaacccactgagccacccagatgcccctaaatcaGTCATTTAAATGAATACTTCGTTCACATGGTACACATCAGAAATACACCTACACATACTTACACTCTCTCTACTCAAAGCTCCTATAAAGGGTCTGGATAGTTGGGCGAACTAATTAACAACCACCATAAAAAGCCAATAAATTCTGCAGAAATAGCACTCACTTACCCAAAACAACTCTAAAGTCCTCACCATCCAAACGCAATACCCAAGTATTGGTGGTTTTTGACCTGTTCTCCATATACTTCTTGAGACTTTTCCCATTAATTTCCAGAGTATATTCATATGCAAATCCACTGACAGCATCTATATTTATGGTTGCTTTTGTCTTTGCAGCTCCAACGCAGAAGGTTTCTTTGCCCACTAGTTTGAACATCCATTCTTTTCTTATCTCTTcctaaataacaaaatatgaaagttaaaaacacacaaatggaAGAAAACTTAATATTTAGCTTTAGAAATGCTGTAATTAAAGTGAGTAAATAGCAATGTTATTTAGATGTAATTTTATTACTTCATgattcaaatattttagaaaataaaagcacttgaAGTTTAAATGTTACACTCTATGAACTCTATAACtcttattagttttctttttcctgtaacATGATCCAGGCCCAAATATAAAGATAATCAATGTAAGGGAAAAGCCTTGAATTTACATATGAAGAATCTATGTTAACAAATTCAAGCTTCTATGTATGCCATATTCTACAAAGTAACCTATGTCTTCCTACCTTCCCATCTACATATACAACTCGTTTGCCTGATGTGGTTCCATGTTCAAACTCGATCTTATGGACTCCATCACTTAAAGCGACATCCCAAACGGCTACGAGATCTGTCATTTTTTCCAGGCTATAAGGAGGGCTAagggaataaaataaagcaattacAATAGGCCAAAAGCAGTAAGAATATAACAAATTAATCTTTCCAAGATGAAAATATCggatttttttaaagccctaaAATTACAAGATATTAAAGTGACGGTACCTAAGAATTTCTCCTCACAGTACATCTAActatcttctccctctccctcttactctTTCTTTAAGATGAAACTactatatatggatatatagtCGGATAATTCCAAACAAAGTCACCTTAATATTAATAGGATTAAGAACCTATCCAGGATAGCATTCTAAGCTGGGCTACAGAATAGTGCTTGGAAAGGTCAGTAAAAAGTCTCTACTTCTTCCGTACATCCCCATTTAAAAAGCACAGTATTTAattctgctatttctttttcagatccaTTCACTCCAAAACAGGAACTCCCCAAACCTTTCATACTTAAACCAGTTAGGATTCATTTTAACAAAAAGGGTTCTAATTTATTATACTGAGAAGAGAAGTCATAGAAGATATGTcctataacaaaaaaaataaaaatgtatggaaaATGGTAATTCTTGTCTTTACTACAGTaatcttatttagaaaataaaggatttttgCCATAATGCTTTATCTGGCAcaacttaaatacatatttttgatattaactaatataaaatatataatatttatatctgtGCCCAGCATGAGTgccatatatatattatgtaataccTATATATAGAATATGTTTGAGCCTGCTCTCTTAACTACATCTTACTCTTTATTCACTCTAATGTTGTTTGTGTACTCTACATCAGAAATGGTAAGTGGATTTTATATCGTCTCGAAGTGATTGCTGAGAACTTGGGGCTAACACAGATTTGGAGACCTTACATCCAGGCCCCATGGGAAAAGATGTGTGCCATTAGCAGCCACCACCATTCCAGGTGTTTACTACCCTTGCTCTAAGtcacagaaaagcaaaaccaTCTTGCAATCtgcaagtttaaaaaatgtgtccTTAACAAAGTAGACTGAATAAATAATACCTGAGTGATTAAAACAACCCTGAAAGTTTCAAGAGCTAATTTTATTGCCACGCAAGACATTTACCTTTCATCATCTTCAAAGATAGGACTGTCATCTCCAGATGCCATGGTTGGCAAAATAGTCTTTAATCCAATTAgcaggcaggaaagaaaaaagcagaattgCAGCAAAGAAAGATTGAGAGCAACAAAGAAGACATCTACAAAGGGTTTTTTTCTAAGTTTGCAATCCATTTCTCAAATTGCATGCAGTTTCTGATGAAACAGcttatacatacaatagaattgCAATCTCCAGTTgtcaggaaaaga encodes the following:
- the FAIM gene encoding fas apoptotic inhibitory molecule 1 isoform X2, with the protein product MTDLVAVWDVALSDGVHKIEFEHGTTSGKRVVYVDGKEEIRKEWMFKLVGKETFCVGAAKTKATINIDAVSGFAYEYTLEINGKSLKKYMENRSKTTNTWVLRLDGEDFRVVLEKDTMDVWCNGKRMETAGEFVDDGTETHFSVGNHDCYIKAVSSGKRKEGIIHSLIVDNREIPEILE
- the FAIM gene encoding fas apoptotic inhibitory molecule 1 isoform X1, with amino-acid sequence MASGDDSPIFEDDESPPYSLEKMTDLVAVWDVALSDGVHKIEFEHGTTSGKRVVYVDGKEEIRKEWMFKLVGKETFCVGAAKTKATINIDAVSGFAYEYTLEINGKSLKKYMENRSKTTNTWVLRLDGEDFRVVLEKDTMDVWCNGKRMETAGEFVDDGTETHFSVGNHDCYIKAVSSGKRKEGIIHSLIVDNREIPEILE